TCCAGAGCTCACCCGAGTTCGGCTCAGTGTCACCGACAACCAGCTTGACGAGGGTCGACTTACCCGAACCGTTGGGGCCGAGCACAGCAACACgcgacgagagcgagaGCTGGATCGAGACGTTCTTGAGCTGGGGAGCGGGGGTGTTGGGGTACTGGAAGACGACGTTCTTCATCTTGACCAGCGACTTCTCCTTGGTCTTGACACCGTCCAGCAGCGGGGGGTTAGGCAGCTTGAACGAGTAGTCCTCACCCGAGCTGAGCTCGACGTAGGCGCGAGCCTCAGGAACACGCTTGACGAAAGCATCAAGGTTACCGGGGTAACGCTTGATCTTGAAGCGGTTCAGGTGGAGAATGTCGGTACACACGTCGTTCAGGAACTTGGAGTCGTGCGACACAATGATCGAGGTGGTCTCGGTCAGGCTGGTCAGGTAGTCGGTGATCCACTTCACGTTGATGACGTCCAAGTGGTTCGTCGGCTCATCGAGCAGCAGAATGTCGGCCTTGAACagcacggcacgcgcaaGGGCGAGCTTCATCTTCCAACCACCCGACAGGGCAGTGATGGGGCCGGCCTGGCGGGTCTCGTCGAAGCCCATCTCCTTGAGGGTGGCAGAAGCCTCCTCGTGGTTGACGTTCAGGCGCTTGTCGGCGACAATGAAGTCGAGAATCGAGATGTCACCCTCCGAGccgtcgaggtcgtgctcgacgtaCCAGGTGCGGACCTCGTCGGGGCTGGGGAAGCCCTCGACCTGGCCGTTCTGGATGGCGCGCATGAGGGTCGACTTACCCGAACCGTTACGACCACAGAGACCGTAGCGGTGACCACGCTTAAGACGGAGAGTGGCCGTGTTCAGCAGAATCTTGGCACCGTAGGCGAGCGAGAACTGACAGTTGCAGAGGTCGACaccctcctcctcgtcctcgaaCACCTCGACCTCCTCACCAGTGCTCTTGGCGAGGGCCTTGAGCAGGTTGTCGGTGATCTTCTTCGACTTCTCCTGGTCCGAGGGGCGCAGGAGACGCAGGTAGCGGGTGAGCGTGCTCTCCCACTCGCTGGGCTCAAACTCGCGGGCGTTGGCGAGGTTGGTGATGAGCTGCGAGATGtaggcgacgagcgtgtcggGGCCCGAGAGACCCTCAgtctcgagctgcttgtcGAGGAGCGAACGGGTCTGGACGTTGTCAACGTCGTCCAGGGGCTTGACGTCCGAGCCGTCACCCGAAACGTTACCGACCTGGCGGAGGGTGGCaatggcgcgctgcaccacgCTGCGGGCCTCGGGGTCGGACATGGTGGTCTCGATCTTAATCAAGCCGGGGAGCAGCTTGGGCAGGAAGGGGCGCACAGTGCGCTCGTTGTCGACGAGCTTCGACATGTTGTCGATAATGACGGCGACCTTACGCTTGGTGGCGGTGGGGCGCTCCGTGAGACCACGCGAGAGCAGAGGGGTCATCAGCGCAAGGGTCGGCGAGTCGACCTCCTGGACGAAGGTGGTGGCCGACAGAAGCATGATAGTCTTCGGCACCTCCTCGACGGGGTGGATGAGCGACTTGATCAGCGCGGGAATGAAACGCTCGATATCCTTGTTGGAGATCAGGGCGCAGAGCTTCTCAAGGGCAGCGCGCGAGGCCTTCTGCACATCGCTCTTGGTGTCCCAAATGACCTCGGCCATGACGGGGATGATCTCGGTCATGTGCTGCGAGATGAGCAGGGGAGCGAGCTGGACCATCTCCTCAAGGAGACGGATACAGCCGGTCTTGACCTGCCACTtgccggcggtgcgcatctGGTGCAGGAAAACACGGAGCACCTGGGGGATGGCCCACGTCGACATGTTGCGGACAAGGAGTAGGAGAGCGTCCTCAGCCTTCTGGCGGACGGTCTTCTCCTTGTCACCcatggcctcggcgagagTGTCAAGAAGGCTCTCCATGATGAAGGGCTCAATCTCGTGACCGACACCCTCATCGAAGAGGGTGGTGACGAGGGTGCAGGCACCCTCGCGGCCAGCAGCGTTCTTCTTGTCGTTGAGACCCTTCTTGATCACGTTCTCAATGCCAAGGTTGCGCAGGGCAAAGGGACCCTCGATCTTGACGAGGTTGGTCAGCTCCTTCGCGGCGGTCTTGTCGCCGGTCGAGAGAAGCTGAGCCTCGTCGAAGAGGGCAGCCTTCACCTCCTGCTCGGGGCCAGCAGCGGCCGCATCAGCAGCGGCAGAGTTCTTAAAGTCCTTAGCAGGCACCTGTGCCGTACCGTCCGTACTCTCAACAGGCATTGTGCAAAGCCCGAAGGATAAATGTGTAAGTCGGGCTAACGACGAGAAGCTTGCAAAGTACGCTGTTCCCCCCTTTATACCGGCCGGAGCCCTGGTTTTTTTTTCCGCCTTTTTTCGCACGTTCTACCTGCGCTGACTAATAAAGCTGACCAATGTGACACGGCCATTCGGCTGCCACGCGGCAGGCCAGGGGCGCAACGACGTGTCTGTGCAGGATCGGGCCCGATTTACGCAGTgaccgcggcggcgaggtcggcgccgctgccaAACTCATGGTCGaactcgtcggcgaggtggacgtcgtcgtcggcagcgccaTCGGCGACATGATGCTTCGAGACCCAATCGTCGCTGTCTTCTTGCATGAGTcgctcgagagcgaggcgctccttggcctgcCGCCGCTCAATGTCCTCCAGATCCCATAGACTGATGCCGTTCTTGCCAGCAGGGAAGGGCTGGCCCATCGATCGCATAAAGCGCTTGCTCTCGACAATGGCCATGTCCATAGATAGGTTGTTAAAGACAGGCTCAATGTACTGCGCAATCCACTTGGGCAGCTTGCTGCGCttgtcggcacgcgcaaAGCGCTTGTCGGCAAAGACCATCAATCCATAGTCCGACTTACCGCGCAAAACACGACCGACACAttgcgcggcgtggcgcatCGCGTCGAAAGTCAAAAAGTCGTTTTCCTTGATGCGGAAATTGTCGCGGAGGAACTCGAGACGCGCTTTCAGAATACGCGACTCGGTATACTGGTAGGGCACGCCAAACATAATCACAGCTCGGCCATAGTTGTGGTCGAAATCGATACCTTCCGACACCTTGCCTCGCGCGACAGACAGTAGGATCGCACCACGGCCGTTgtcgcacgcgcgacggtAGTTTTCCAGCGCGATACTCgtctcgggcgcgtcgggcgtcTCGACAAACACGAGTTTGTGCTTCCACACCTCGTCGAGAATGCCCATATCGTGCCATGCAGCGACAATGCTCTCCATGTACAGGTAGGATGGGAAGAAGGCAACGACACCGTCGGGCGTGCACTTGGCATACTCAATCAAGATATTGCCATAGTTGCGCACGACCGAAGGGTCGTTTCTCACCTCGAAACGCGAGCTGATCGCGACTTGGTCGCTGCCACGCGTAATGACCAGCGGCAGGAAACATTGCCGCGTAAGCGTCATGGTATAACTTTCCTGCACCACTGTGTCAAACTTGAGCATCTTGGGGTACATGTCGAGGGGACTGATTGTACCACTCGTAATGATCACGCTGCTAAAGCGCTCAAAGACGGGTGCGATGGCAAGACTCGCGTCGAGGCACGTAAAGTGAAAGATGGGGTTCGGCACCGTTGCATTTTCCGTCTCGAACGGCTCGAGGATCAAAAGGAAGCCTTTGTCGTACGTCGACACGAGCGTCGCAAAAAAGGCAACCGTCTGCAGCGAGATGTACTCGTCAATGCGTGTCAGTTCCAGCGTCTGCACCAGCATGCGCAGACGCTCTGCACAGAACCGGAGCGGTTTGCGCTCGATAAATGTGATTTCTTTGAGGTGCTGCAAGAAACTCgccggcgtctcggcgacgacgtgcaACACGCGCATGCGTGTCTTGAGATACTCGACAAATCTCCGCAAAAAGGCCAAAAAatgctcggcacgacggATATTGCCGGGCACGGCTTCCTGGAGCAGGTCGCTCGGCAGGACAGGGTTCGCCATGAAcgtctcggcctcgcggtcgtcgctTTGCTGCTGCAGACCTTCGACCAGCCGCGAATACTCGTCCTGGAGTTTGGACGAGTCCGCCTTTTTtacctcgtcgaccttgtcCGCGAGCTGGTTAATGCAGCGGTAGGCACTGTCGAGCGTCGGGCGCGTGAGGTCAATGCTCAACGACTCGATGCACACGTTATCGATattgtgcgcctcgtcaaaGACGACAATTGCATCCTTGCTCATCTCCTTGCTCACCATTTCGGCGACCTTAGGGTCGAGCAGGTAATGGAAACTGTAAATGATGATATCACAGAAGGGCATCATGCGACGCACGGCAAAGTAGGGACATACACCTTTGTCGCGGCCGTAGTCTTTgacctcctcgagcgtccAGACGCCAGGGGGAATGAGGTGACCCGGATCGAGCTTaccgagctcctcgtgAAAGTCACAGAGCTGCACGCTCCCCGGATCCTCGCGCCCTTTCGCACATGCCCAAGCACTGGTCATGTCGCGGCACATGGCATCGACGACCTTGCCTTTTCGCTCCTGGCTCACAGTGGGATGGATGCACATGTTCTTGCGGCTACTCAGTCCGAGCGCCAGCATGTCTTCCATCTTTCCTGAGCCCTCCGAGTCGACTTCCATCGCGCCCTCGTCCACATTACTCGCGGCCTGATTGTATTTGGCACGGTAGGCCATCAGGCGCTTCAGCTCCGCCAGCGCCTTTTCAATCTCGGGCACTGTTCGCGAGCAGTAAATGAGCTTGCGGCCACCGGGATAAAACTGGGTCAGACGCGCAACGTACCCGCTGGTAGCTCACAATAAGACTGAGCAGCGACACTGTCTTGCCTGTCCCGGAAGGCATCTCGAGCACACAATGGCCTTTGACGTCCAGCGTCCGCTTCAGGTCCACCATATACGAGTACTGCTCGGGATAGATCTTAGGGTATGGGAAGAGCACCGGCAGCTCATCGATATAGAACTTCATCCTCGCTCACGTCCGCcccgcagcagcgcacggtgGTGGCGAGGAACGATGCTGAATCAGCATGTGGAGCTCGCTTCGGACCGTGatggcggcgccgctcgccgcacTGTGCAAGGGCGATCGCAGCGTTC
This sequence is a window from Malassezia japonica chromosome 5, complete sequence. Protein-coding genes within it:
- the RAD3 gene encoding DNA helicase (COG:L; BUSCO:EOG09260ZWU; EggNog:ENOG503NTYR); protein product: MKFYIDELPVLFPYPKIYPEQYSYMVDLKRTLDVKGHCVLEMPSGTGKTFYPGGRKLIYCSRTVPEIEKALAELKRLMAYRAKYNQAASNVDEGAMEVDSEGSGKMEDMLALGLSSRKNMCIHPTVSQERKGKVVDAMCRDMTSAWACAKGREDPGSVQLCDFHEELGKLDPGHLIPPGVWTLEEVKDYGRDKGVCPYFAVRRMMPFCDIIIYSFHYLLDPKVAEMVSKEMSKDAIVVFDEAHNIDNVCIESLSIDLTRPTLDSAYRCINQLADKVDEVKKADSSKLQDEYSRLVEGLQQQSDDREAETFMANPVLPSDLLQEAVPGNIRRAEHFLAFLRRFVEYLKTRMRVLHVVAETPASFLQHLKEITFIERKPLRFCAERLRMLVQTLELTRIDEYISLQTVAFFATLVSTYDKGFLLILEPFETENATVPNPIFHFTCLDASLAIAPVFERFSSVIITSGTISPLDMYPKMLKFDTVVQESYTMTLTRQCFLPLVITRGSDQVAISSRFEVRNDPSVVRNYGNILIEYAKCTPDGVVAFFPSYLYMESIVAAWHDMGILDEVWKHKLVFVETPDAPETSIALENYRRACDNGRGAILLSVARGKVSEGIDFDHNYGRAVIMFGVPYQYTESRILKARLEFLRDNFRIKENDFLTFDAMRHAAQCVGRVLRGKSDYGLMVFADKRFARADKRSKLPKWIAQYIEPVFNNLSMDMAIVESKRFMRSMGQPFPAGKNGISLWDLEDIERRQAKERLALERLMQEDSDDWVSKHHVADGAADDDVHLADEFDHEFGSGADLAAAVTA
- the TEF3 gene encoding translational elongation factor EF-1 alpha (EggNog:ENOG503NWIQ; COG:Q), with the protein product MPVESTDGTAQVPAKDFKNSAAADAAAAGPEQEVKAALFDEAQLLSTGDKTAAKELTNLVKIEGPFALRNLGIENVIKKGLNDKKNAAGREGACTLVTTLFDEGVGHEIEPFIMESLLDTLAEAMGDKEKTVRQKAEDALLLLVRNMSTWAIPQVLRVFLHQMRTAGKWQVKTGCIRLLEEMVQLAPLLISQHMTEIIPVMAEVIWDTKSDVQKASRAALEKLCALISNKDIERFIPALIKSLIHPVEEVPKTIMLLSATTFVQEVDSPTLALMTPLLSRGLTERPTATKRKVAVIIDNMSKLVDNERTVRPFLPKLLPGLIKIETTMSDPEARSVVQRAIATLRQVGNVSGDGSDVKPLDDVDNVQTRSLLDKQLETEGLSGPDTLVAYISQLITNLANAREFEPSEWESTLTRYLRLLRPSDQEKSKKITDNLLKALAKSTGEEVEVFEDEEEGVDLCNCQFSLAYGAKILLNTATLRLKRGHRYGLCGRNGSGKSTLMRAIQNGQVEGFPSPDEVRTWYVEHDLDGSEGDISILDFIVADKRLNVNHEEASATLKEMGFDETRQAGPITALSGGWKMKLALARAVLFKADILLLDEPTNHLDVINVKWITDYLTSLTETTSIIVSHDSKFLNDVCTDILHLNRFKIKRYPGNLDAFVKRVPEARAYVELSSGEDYSFKLPNPPLLDGVKTKEKSLVKMKNVVFQYPNTPAPQLKNVSIQLSLSSRVAVLGPNGSGKSTLVKLVVGDTEPNSGELWKHPNLVIGYVAQHAFHHIDQHLDKTPLEYMLWRYQTGEDLEEHLKNSRKLSPEEEEAMKNGAIMEIEGVKRVIDDIVGRKKLKNSFQYEVSFKNMSSTENMWLSRDELIRRGFEKKVMTVDSREAQKAGMLRPLVRREIEKHFEDFGLEREFTSHNNMRGLSGGQKVKVVLGAATWRMPHIIVLDEPTNFLDRESLAALINAIQSFEGGVAIITHSQEFSEGTCKEIWKMQDGTLVASGHNWVEGQGSGERIDKKKNDEEEVKFDALGNKIVEEKKKKKLTSAEARKAKKDRMARRKRGEEVFTDEEL